The Arthrobacter methylotrophus genome segment TGGGTCTGCGGCAACACAGGCAGCGCGGTGTCAGCGGCATCATGGGCCGGGCAACCCGGAAAACGGGCCTGCAGTTCCGCCTGCGCGGCCTGTTCGGCTGCAGCGGCCGTCGCCAGTGCGGCTTGCATGCGAGCTGGTCAGCTGCTGCCAGTTCACCGTCCAAGCGCGAAGCGTCACCAACTGGACCGGCGGGCGTCAGCGTCGCCAACTCGGCCGCAGCCCGGGCATTCTCCTGAGCGGCCTGGCGTGCTTGCCCTGCCCGCACAGCAGCAAACCACAGCGAGAGGATCTGCCGCGATGCTTCGTGGCGTGCGTCCTTCACCGCAAGTTGCCCAGCCTCGGCCGCCGCATCAGCAAGCTGGCCATCGGCTTGAGCTTGCCCCACAGCCTCAACGGCCGCTCCACGGCGATCTGCCCTTCGGCATGTCGCTCAGATGGATCTCGGACTGACGCCCCTGTCCGATCGCTCTCACCACAGTCTCGGGCCGTCCCGCTCGAATGCCTTCGGACGGGCCAGCGTGGCATCGCGCCGGGCTTCGGCCGTCATCACCTCGGGCGATTGCGCCACCGCTTCACGCACCGAGCTCTCAGCGGGTAGGTAGCCGGCGTGTTCTGCGCTTGCGCGGCGGTGCCGCAAAGCAGCATCACGCCGGCTCCGGCCAATGCGAAGCGAAACATGTTCAACCTCATTGCAAATCTCCCTGCCCGTCGGCCGTCGGGCCCGGGGCATACCAAAGCGTTCAAACAGCAAGGGGAGCAGGAGCAGCGTCAGTGCCGTCGAAGAAAGCAACGCCCCGACACTACGATCGCCAGCGGCGTTGAATCTCCGACCTGGCCCGCTGGCCAATAGCAGCGGAATCATTCCCAGTGCGGTAATGCAGGCTGTCATCAGCACCGGCCGCAGGCGGTCTTGCACGCCCACACGCACGGTTTCCGCCATGCTTGACCCGACTCCAGCAAGGTGTTGAAGTGCGAGACCAGCACACACCATTGAGCACCGCGATCCCGAGCAGCGCGATAAAGCCGACGGAGGCCGGCACCGACAGGTACTCGCCGATATCCGCAGCGCGGCGATGCCGCCTACGAGGGCAAACGGAATGTTCGCGACGACCAGCACCGCTGCCGCACCGAGCGGAACGTGAGCATCAGCAGCAAAAGATGGCGCCCAAGGCCAGCGGCACGACCAGTGCTAGACGCGCCGCCGCACGTTGCTGATTCTCGAATGGCCGCCCAGACAACACGCAGTCCTTTCGGCAGCGTGCTGATGCTGCCAACGCACCCTGTGCTTCTGCACAAAGCCGGCAGATCCGGCCTTCACGTTGGCCTGGATCACAGCAAACCGGGCTCCGTCTTCATGATTGATGCGCACCGGCCGTCCACGCGTTCGATGCGGGCCAGAACGAGAGCGGCCAAGTTTTGCCATCTGGCGCCGTCACCAGGAGGCGGTGAGGTTCTCCGGCGCTTGGCGCAGGCCCGCTCCGCCGCGCAGGATCAGCGGTGTACGCATAATGCCTTCGGGCACTACGCCAATTCGGTCACCTTCGATCAGGGCTCGCAACTGCGTTTGCAGGGCATCTCCGGTAAAGCCGCGTG includes the following:
- a CDS encoding efflux RND transporter permease subunit, which encodes MLVVANIPFALVGGIAALRISASTCRCRPPSALSRCSGSRCSMVCAGLALQHLAGVGSSMAETVRVGVQDRLRPVLMTACITALGMIPLLLASGPGRRFNAAGDRSVGALLSSTALTLLLLPLLFERFGMPRARRPTGREICNEVEHVSLRIGRSRRDAALRHRRASAEHAGYLPAESSVREAVAQSPEVMTAEARRDATLARPKAFERDGPRLW